A window of Streptomyces sp. DG1A-41 contains these coding sequences:
- a CDS encoding stage II sporulation protein M, translating to MDLDVFVSAHRAEWDRLEALLRRQRRLSGAEADELVTLYQRTATHLSLIQSSAPDPQLTGRLSQLVARARSAVTGTRRATWRDVTRFLAHGFPAAVYKSRHWWVPTALLSTAVAGLLGWWIGTHPEVQASIAAPSELRELTRPGGQYETYYSSHPAASFAAQVWTNNAWAAALCLILGVFLGLPVLWILFQNMLNLGIGVGLMSSAGRLDTFLGLVLPHGLLELTAVFVAAGTGLRLGWTLIDPGPRTRRTALAEEGRAAIGMAIGLALVLFVSGAIEGFVTPSGLPTWARITIGVVAEAAFLAYVYVLGGRAARAGETGDVEAAERSATVPTAA from the coding sequence ATGGACCTCGACGTCTTCGTCTCCGCCCACCGAGCGGAGTGGGACCGCCTCGAAGCTCTGCTCCGCCGCCAGCGCCGCCTCAGCGGTGCCGAAGCCGACGAACTCGTCACTCTCTACCAACGCACGGCCACGCACCTCTCCCTGATCCAGTCCAGCGCCCCCGACCCCCAGCTGACCGGCAGGCTCAGCCAACTCGTGGCACGCGCGCGTAGTGCCGTGACAGGCACCCGACGCGCCACCTGGCGCGACGTCACCCGCTTCCTCGCCCACGGCTTCCCCGCCGCCGTCTACAAGTCACGCCACTGGTGGGTACCCACCGCACTCCTGTCCACGGCCGTGGCAGGCCTCCTGGGCTGGTGGATCGGCACCCACCCCGAAGTACAGGCCTCCATCGCGGCCCCCAGCGAACTGCGCGAGCTCACTCGCCCCGGCGGCCAGTACGAGACGTACTACTCCAGCCACCCGGCTGCCAGCTTCGCCGCCCAGGTCTGGACGAACAACGCCTGGGCCGCAGCCCTGTGCCTCATCCTGGGTGTCTTCCTGGGACTCCCGGTCCTCTGGATCCTCTTCCAGAACATGCTCAACCTGGGCATCGGCGTCGGCCTGATGTCCTCGGCCGGCCGCCTCGACACGTTCCTCGGGCTGGTCCTCCCGCACGGCCTGCTCGAACTGACCGCCGTCTTCGTGGCCGCCGGCACCGGCCTGCGCCTCGGCTGGACTCTTATCGACCCGGGGCCCCGCACACGACGCACAGCTCTCGCGGAAGAGGGCCGTGCCGCGATCGGCATGGCCATCGGCTTGGCCCTGGTCCTCTTCGTCTCCGGGGCCATCGAAGGCTTCGTCACCCCGTCCGGCCTCCCCACCTGGGCCCGCATCACCATCGGAGTCGTCGCCGAAGCGGCCTTCCTCGCCTACGTCTACGTTTTGGGCGGCCGTGCCGCCCGCGCCGGCGAGACCGGCGACGTCGAGGCAGCGGAACGCAGCGCCACCGTGCCGACAGCTGCCTGA
- a CDS encoding RDD family protein, with protein MSELVTGEAVALELRPARLPSRALAVLLDLVVAVAVYVAVTIAIVVSTASLDEAAQTALSIATFVLVLVGGPIAVETLSHGRSLGKMACGLRVVRDDGGPIRFRHALVRGLIGVIEILMTFGVVACIASFVSARGRRLGDVFAGTLVVRERTPVARTGFVPPPPPWLAGRFSGLDLSAVPDGLWLAVRQYLTRVQQLDPQVGWSMGERLASDLAERTGVPVPQGVPPAAYLAAVVHERQSREARRAFGSGSASSAARAAYWAPASETAPAAGAAPAVYGPSASPPGAASEPSGGVRPAEAHEVPAGDRPGTGFVPPA; from the coding sequence GTGAGTGAGCTGGTGACGGGCGAGGCGGTGGCGCTGGAGCTGCGCCCCGCGAGGTTGCCCAGCAGGGCGCTGGCCGTGTTGCTGGATCTTGTGGTGGCCGTGGCCGTCTACGTCGCGGTGACCATCGCGATCGTGGTTTCCACCGCCTCGCTGGACGAGGCGGCGCAGACGGCACTGTCGATCGCGACGTTCGTTCTCGTGCTGGTGGGCGGGCCGATAGCGGTGGAGACGCTCAGTCATGGGCGCTCGCTCGGGAAGATGGCGTGCGGTCTGCGCGTGGTGCGGGACGACGGGGGGCCGATCCGGTTCCGCCATGCGTTGGTGAGGGGCTTGATCGGGGTGATCGAGATCCTCATGACCTTCGGGGTCGTCGCCTGTATCGCCTCGTTCGTGTCGGCGCGTGGGCGCCGGCTGGGGGATGTGTTCGCGGGGACTCTCGTCGTGCGGGAGCGGACTCCGGTCGCGCGGACTGGGTTCGTGCCGCCTCCCCCGCCCTGGCTGGCGGGGCGGTTCTCGGGGCTCGATCTGTCTGCGGTGCCCGACGGGTTGTGGCTCGCCGTCCGTCAGTATCTGACGCGCGTGCAGCAGCTGGATCCGCAGGTGGGCTGGTCCATGGGGGAGCGGCTGGCGTCGGATCTCGCCGAGCGGACGGGGGTTCCGGTGCCGCAGGGTGTTCCGCCGGCGGCGTATCTGGCGGCGGTCGTGCATGAACGGCAGTCGCGGGAGGCTCGGCGGGCTTTCGGGAGCGGGTCGGCCTCGTCGGCCGCTCGGGCTGCCTACTGGGCTCCAGCCAGTGAGACCGCTCCGGCTGCGGGCGCGGCGCCCGCTGTGTACGGACCGTCGGCTTCGCCGCCTGGTGCCGCGTCCGAGCCGTCCGGCGGGGTTCGGCCCGCGGAGGCGCATGAGGTGCCCGCGGGCGATCGTCCTGGGACCGGGTTCGTGCCGCCGGCGTAG
- the ahcY gene encoding adenosylhomocysteinase, with product MTTVENRQDFKVADLSLAEFGRKEITLAEHEMPGLMAIRKEYAEAQPLAGARVTGSLHMTVQTAVLIETLVALGARVRWASCNIFSTQDHAAAAIAVGPNGTPDNPQGVPVFAWKGETLEEYWWCTEQALTWPDSPTGGPNMILDDGGDATLLVHKGVEYEKDGKVPDVDTAESDEHRVILELLHRTITDGSQKWTQLASEIRGVTEETTTGVHRLYEMQRDGTLLFPAINVNDAVTKSKFDNKYGCRHSLVDGINRATDVLIGGKTAVVCGYGDVGKGCAESLRGQGARVIVTEIDPICALQAAMDGYQVTTLDEVIDKADIFITTTGNKDIIIAGDMAKMKHQAIVGNIGHFDNEIDMAGLAKIPGIVKDEIKPQVHTWTFPDGKVIIVLSEGRLLNLGNATGHPSFVMSNSFADQTLAQIELFTKPDEYPTGVYVLPKHLDEKVARLHLDALGVKLTTLRPEQAEYIGVEVEGPYKPDHYRY from the coding sequence ATGACGACTGTCGAAAACCGACAGGACTTCAAGGTCGCCGACCTCTCCCTGGCCGAGTTCGGCCGCAAGGAGATCACCCTCGCCGAGCACGAGATGCCCGGCCTGATGGCGATCCGCAAGGAGTACGCCGAGGCGCAGCCCCTGGCCGGCGCCCGCGTCACCGGCTCCCTGCACATGACCGTGCAGACCGCCGTGCTCATCGAGACCCTGGTCGCCCTCGGCGCCCGGGTCCGCTGGGCCTCCTGCAACATCTTCTCCACCCAGGACCACGCCGCGGCCGCCATCGCCGTAGGCCCGAACGGCACGCCCGACAACCCGCAGGGCGTCCCGGTCTTCGCCTGGAAGGGCGAGACCCTGGAGGAGTACTGGTGGTGCACGGAGCAGGCGCTGACCTGGCCGGACAGCCCCACCGGCGGCCCGAACATGATCCTGGACGACGGCGGTGACGCCACCCTCCTCGTCCACAAGGGAGTCGAGTACGAGAAGGACGGCAAGGTCCCGGACGTCGACACCGCCGAGTCCGACGAGCACCGCGTCATCCTCGAACTCCTGCACCGCACCATCACGGACGGCTCGCAGAAGTGGACCCAGCTGGCCTCCGAGATCCGCGGCGTGACCGAGGAGACCACGACCGGCGTCCACCGCCTGTACGAGATGCAGCGCGACGGCACCCTCCTGTTCCCGGCGATCAACGTCAACGACGCCGTCACCAAGTCGAAGTTCGACAACAAGTACGGCTGCCGCCACTCGCTCGTCGACGGCATCAACCGCGCCACCGACGTCCTCATCGGCGGCAAGACCGCGGTCGTCTGCGGCTACGGCGACGTGGGCAAGGGCTGCGCGGAGTCCCTGCGCGGACAGGGCGCCCGCGTGATCGTCACCGAGATCGACCCGATCTGCGCCCTCCAGGCCGCGATGGACGGCTACCAGGTCACGACCCTCGACGAGGTCATCGACAAGGCCGACATCTTCATCACCACGACCGGCAACAAGGACATCATCATCGCCGGCGACATGGCCAAGATGAAGCACCAGGCAATCGTCGGCAACATCGGCCACTTCGACAACGAGATCGACATGGCCGGCCTCGCGAAGATCCCCGGCATCGTCAAGGACGAGATCAAGCCGCAGGTCCACACCTGGACCTTCCCCGACGGCAAGGTGATCATCGTCCTCTCCGAGGGCCGCCTGCTGAACCTGGGCAACGCCACCGGCCACCCGTCGTTCGTGATGTCCAACTCCTTCGCGGACCAGACCCTGGCCCAGATCGAGCTGTTCACCAAGCCCGACGAGTACCCGACCGGCGTCTACGTGCTGCCCAAGCACCTCGACGAGAAGGTCGCCCGCCTCCACCTCGACGCGCTCGGCGTGAAGCTCACCACGCTCCGCCCCGAGCAGGCCGAGTACATCGGCGTGGAGGTCGAGGGCCCGTACAAGCCGGACCACTACCGCTACTGA
- a CDS encoding cation diffusion facilitator family transporter gives MSASGGTKAIVAALVANLAIAVAKFVAFLFSGSSSMLAESVHSVADSGNQALLLVGGKKAKREATPQHPFGYGRERYIYAFLVSIVLFSVGGMFALYEGYEKIKHPHELTHWYWPVGVLVFAIIAETFSFRTAIKESNVLRGQRSWKEFVRHAKAPELPVVLLEDLGALVGLFLALGGVGLALLTGDSVWDGIGTLCIGILLILIALVLAAETKSLLLGESAGVEETQKIEAALVDGDTVTRIIHMRTLHLGPEELLVAAKIAVHHEETATEIAAAIDAAESRIREAVPIARVIYLEPDIYSQAEAAKGSDPDASPGGPTPHSTDH, from the coding sequence ATGAGCGCGTCAGGCGGCACCAAGGCGATCGTGGCGGCACTGGTCGCCAACCTCGCGATCGCGGTAGCGAAGTTCGTGGCGTTCCTCTTCAGCGGCTCGTCGTCGATGCTCGCCGAGTCCGTGCACTCGGTCGCAGACTCCGGCAACCAGGCACTGCTGCTTGTCGGCGGCAAGAAGGCGAAGCGCGAGGCCACCCCGCAACACCCCTTCGGCTACGGCCGCGAGCGCTACATCTACGCCTTCCTCGTCTCCATCGTCCTCTTCTCGGTCGGCGGCATGTTCGCCCTCTACGAGGGTTACGAGAAGATCAAGCACCCGCACGAGCTGACGCACTGGTACTGGCCGGTCGGCGTCCTGGTCTTCGCGATCATCGCCGAGACCTTCTCCTTCCGCACGGCCATCAAGGAGTCCAACGTCCTGCGGGGCCAGCGCTCCTGGAAGGAGTTCGTCCGCCACGCCAAGGCCCCCGAGCTCCCGGTCGTCCTCCTGGAGGACCTCGGCGCCCTCGTCGGCCTGTTCCTCGCGCTCGGCGGCGTCGGCCTCGCCCTGCTCACCGGCGACAGCGTCTGGGACGGCATCGGCACCCTCTGCATCGGCATCCTGCTCATCCTGATCGCCCTGGTCCTCGCCGCCGAGACCAAGTCGCTGCTGCTCGGCGAGTCCGCCGGCGTCGAGGAGACCCAGAAGATCGAGGCCGCCCTCGTCGACGGTGACACGGTCACCCGCATCATCCACATGCGCACGCTCCACCTCGGCCCCGAGGAACTGCTCGTCGCCGCCAAGATCGCCGTCCACCACGAGGAGACGGCCACGGAGATCGCCGCCGCCATCGACGCCGCCGAGTCCCGCATCCGCGAAGCCGTCCCGATCGCCCGCGTGATCTACCTCGAGCCGGACATCTACAGCCAGGCCGAAGCCGCCAAGGGCTCCGACCCCGACGCAAGCCCCGGCGGCCCCACCCCGCACTCCACCGACCACTGA
- the manA gene encoding mannose-6-phosphate isomerase, class I, whose translation MDRLDNTIRPYAWGSPTAIPHLLGTEPTGEPQAELWMGAHPGAPSRTDRGTLVEVIDADPEKELGPAAVAKFGPRLPFLLKILAAGAPLSLQVHPDLEQAKEGYADEERRGIPADAPHRNYKDANHKPELICALTEFDGLCGFRDPLEAAGLLDDLGVDSLKPYVDLLHAHPEAAALREVLTAILTADPEEMSRTVAEAAAACTRLGGTYAPYADIAHHYPGDPGVIAAMLLNHVRLQPGEALYLGAGVPHAYLNGLGVEIMANSDNVLRCGLTPKHVDVPELLRIVRFRPSDPGVLRPEASPDGEEVYETPIDEFRLSRYVLPEAGSAHDLTRATPQILLCTAGTVRAGEHDLTPGRSVFVPAGEKAEVSGTGTLFRATVVA comes from the coding sequence ATGGACCGCCTCGACAACACCATCCGCCCCTACGCCTGGGGTTCCCCCACCGCCATCCCGCACCTGCTCGGCACCGAACCGACCGGCGAGCCGCAGGCGGAGCTGTGGATGGGCGCCCACCCCGGCGCACCCTCACGCACCGACCGGGGCACGCTCGTCGAGGTCATCGACGCCGACCCCGAAAAGGAACTCGGACCGGCCGCCGTCGCCAAGTTCGGCCCCCGCTTGCCCTTCCTCCTCAAGATCCTCGCCGCGGGCGCCCCCCTCTCCCTCCAGGTCCACCCCGACCTGGAGCAGGCCAAGGAGGGCTACGCGGACGAGGAGCGCCGCGGTATCCCCGCGGACGCCCCGCACCGCAACTACAAGGACGCCAACCACAAGCCCGAACTGATCTGCGCCCTCACCGAGTTCGACGGCCTGTGCGGCTTCCGCGACCCGCTGGAGGCCGCCGGCCTGCTCGACGACCTCGGCGTCGACTCTCTCAAGCCGTACGTCGACCTGCTGCACGCCCACCCCGAGGCCGCCGCCCTGCGCGAGGTCCTCACGGCGATCCTCACCGCCGACCCCGAGGAGATGTCCCGAACCGTGGCGGAGGCGGCCGCCGCCTGCACCCGCCTCGGTGGCACCTACGCCCCCTACGCCGACATCGCCCACCACTACCCGGGCGACCCCGGAGTCATCGCCGCGATGCTGCTGAACCACGTCCGGCTCCAGCCCGGCGAGGCCCTCTACCTGGGCGCCGGCGTCCCGCACGCCTACCTGAACGGCCTCGGCGTCGAGATCATGGCCAACTCCGACAACGTCCTGCGCTGCGGCCTGACCCCCAAGCACGTCGACGTCCCCGAGCTCCTGCGCATCGTCCGCTTCCGGCCCAGCGACCCCGGCGTCCTGCGCCCCGAGGCCTCCCCGGACGGCGAGGAGGTCTACGAGACCCCGATCGACGAGTTCCGCCTGTCCCGCTACGTCCTCCCCGAAGCCGGCAGCGCCCACGACCTCACCCGCGCGACCCCGCAGATCCTGCTCTGCACCGCCGGTACGGTCCGGGCGGGTGAACACGACCTGACCCCCGGCCGGTCCGTCTTCGTCCCGGCCGGCGAAAAGGCCGAAGTGTCAGGAACCGGCACGCTCTTCCGGGCCACCGTCGTCGCCTGA
- a CDS encoding SIS domain-containing protein, with translation MLDESLLDSPEGLSEADHRGLLRGAAEAGARVRTAARHSAEAGINDLKPDGRPRAVLIAGPGAAATHAADLIGTLAGAGSPVTRLAPTGVAPAAGALRWELPGWVGSVDLLLITTPDGTEPGLSLLAEQAYRRGCNAVAVAPSRSPLADAVNGSHGLFVPMATAPYDQDEPLAASAPGVLWALLTPLLALLDRTGVLAAPPDALGKVADRLDAVAERCGPAIATYSNPAKTLAAELADALPIVWTEGTSAGPAGRRFAAALAELSGTPAVVAELPEALAAHSALLAGPLAASANPDDFFRDRVEEPPALHARVVLLRDRPIGGLTAAPGARDLALSHDTPISELEPEAGGELETLAELIAITDFAAVYLALASRA, from the coding sequence ATGCTCGACGAATCGCTGCTCGACTCCCCGGAGGGCCTCTCCGAGGCCGATCACCGCGGGCTGCTCCGCGGCGCCGCAGAAGCCGGCGCCCGCGTCCGCACGGCCGCCCGCCACTCCGCCGAGGCCGGCATCAACGACCTCAAGCCCGACGGCCGCCCACGCGCCGTCCTCATCGCCGGCCCGGGCGCCGCCGCCACCCACGCCGCCGACCTCATCGGCACCCTCGCCGGCGCCGGCAGCCCGGTCACGCGGCTGGCCCCCACCGGCGTCGCCCCCGCCGCGGGCGCCCTGCGCTGGGAGCTGCCCGGCTGGGTCGGCTCCGTCGACCTCCTCCTGATCACCACCCCGGACGGCACCGAACCGGGCCTGTCCCTCCTCGCCGAGCAGGCCTACCGCCGCGGCTGCAACGCCGTCGCCGTAGCCCCCAGCCGCTCCCCGCTCGCCGACGCGGTGAACGGCTCGCACGGCCTGTTCGTCCCCATGGCGACCGCCCCGTACGACCAGGACGAGCCCCTCGCCGCCTCCGCCCCCGGCGTTCTGTGGGCGCTGCTCACCCCACTGCTCGCGCTGCTGGACCGTACGGGAGTCCTCGCCGCCCCGCCGGACGCCCTCGGCAAGGTCGCCGACCGCCTCGACGCCGTCGCCGAACGCTGCGGCCCCGCCATCGCCACCTACAGCAACCCCGCCAAGACCCTCGCCGCCGAACTCGCCGACGCGCTCCCGATCGTCTGGACCGAGGGCACCTCGGCCGGCCCGGCGGGCCGCCGTTTCGCCGCCGCGCTCGCCGAACTCTCCGGCACCCCCGCGGTCGTCGCCGAGCTCCCCGAGGCTCTCGCCGCACACAGCGCCCTGCTCGCCGGCCCCCTGGCCGCCAGCGCCAACCCCGACGACTTCTTCCGCGACCGCGTCGAGGAACCACCCGCCCTGCACGCGCGCGTGGTGCTCCTGCGCGACCGCCCCATCGGCGGCCTCACCGCCGCCCCCGGCGCCCGCGACCTGGCCCTCAGCCACGACACGCCGATCAGCGAACTGGAACCGGAGGCGGGCGGCGAACTCGAGACCCTCGCGGAACTGATCGCCATCACGGATTTCGCCGCGGTTTACCTGGCGCTCGCTTCGAGGGCCTGA
- a CDS encoding Trm112 family protein — protein MALEAGLLEILACPACHAPLKEQDTELLCTDQNCGLAYPVRDGIPVLLVDEARRPA, from the coding sequence ATGGCACTCGAAGCCGGCCTCCTCGAAATCCTCGCCTGCCCGGCCTGCCACGCCCCCCTCAAGGAGCAGGACACCGAATTGCTCTGCACCGACCAGAACTGCGGCCTGGCCTACCCCGTCCGCGACGGCATCCCCGTCCTCCTGGTCGACGAGGCCCGCCGCCCCGCGTAG
- a CDS encoding phosphomannomutase/phosphoglucomutase — translation MAADLSQVVKAYDVRGVVPDQWDESLAELFGAAFVRVTGASAIATGHDMRPSSPGLSRAFARGAAALGADVTEIGLCSTDQLYYASGALNLPGAMFTASHNPAQYNGIKMCRMGAAPVGQDTGLAEIRELVERWSESGAPEPAATPGTITGRDTLSDYAAYLRSLVDLTSIRPLKVVVDAGNGMGGHTVPEVFAGLPLTLVPMYFELDGTFPNHEANPLDPANLVDLQKRVREEGADLGLAFDGDADRCFVVDEQGEPVSPSAITALVASRELARHGGKGTIIHNLITSWSVPEVVAENGGTPVRTRVGHSFIKAEMARSGAIFGGEHSAHYYFRDFWNADTGMLAALHVLAALGGQSGPLSALVAQYDRYAGSGEINSTVTDQSARLAAIRSAYEGREGITLDDLDGLTVSATDWWFNVRPSNTEPLLRLNAEARDPETMARVRDEALAIIRA, via the coding sequence GTGGCTGCTGATCTGTCGCAGGTCGTGAAGGCGTACGACGTACGCGGGGTCGTCCCCGACCAGTGGGACGAGTCCCTGGCCGAGCTCTTCGGAGCGGCCTTCGTGCGGGTCACCGGCGCGAGCGCCATCGCGACCGGGCACGACATGCGGCCCTCCTCACCGGGCCTGTCGCGTGCCTTCGCGCGCGGGGCGGCGGCGCTGGGCGCCGACGTGACGGAGATCGGCCTGTGCTCGACGGACCAGCTCTACTACGCCTCCGGCGCGCTGAACCTGCCGGGCGCCATGTTCACCGCCTCCCACAACCCGGCGCAGTACAACGGCATCAAGATGTGCCGCATGGGAGCCGCCCCGGTCGGCCAGGACACCGGCCTCGCCGAGATCCGCGAACTGGTCGAGCGCTGGAGCGAGTCGGGCGCCCCCGAGCCCGCCGCGACGCCCGGAACCATCACCGGACGCGACACGTTGTCGGACTACGCGGCGTACCTGCGCTCCCTGGTCGACCTGACCTCCATCCGCCCCCTGAAGGTCGTCGTCGACGCGGGCAACGGCATGGGCGGCCACACGGTCCCCGAGGTCTTCGCCGGCCTGCCCCTGACGCTCGTCCCGATGTACTTCGAACTTGACGGCACCTTCCCCAACCACGAGGCCAACCCCCTCGACCCCGCCAACCTCGTCGACCTCCAGAAGCGCGTCCGCGAGGAGGGCGCCGACCTCGGCCTCGCCTTCGACGGCGACGCCGACCGCTGCTTCGTCGTCGACGAGCAAGGCGAGCCGGTCTCCCCGTCGGCGATCACCGCCCTGGTCGCCTCCCGCGAACTGGCCAGGCACGGCGGCAAGGGCACGATCATCCACAACCTGATCACGTCCTGGTCGGTCCCCGAGGTCGTCGCGGAGAACGGCGGCACCCCGGTCCGCACTCGCGTGGGCCACTCCTTCATCAAGGCGGAAATGGCGCGGTCGGGCGCGATCTTCGGCGGCGAACACTCCGCGCACTACTACTTCCGCGACTTCTGGAACGCCGACACGGGCATGCTGGCCGCCCTCCACGTCCTGGCGGCCCTCGGCGGCCAGTCGGGACCGCTCTCCGCCCTCGTCGCCCAGTACGACCGTTACGCCGGCTCCGGCGAGATCAACTCCACGGTCACCGACCAGTCGGCCCGCCTCGCCGCGATCCGCTCCGCGTACGAGGGCCGCGAGGGCATCACCCTCGACGACCTGGACGGCCTGACCGTCTCCGCCACCGACTGGTGGTTCAACGTCCGCCCCTCCAACACGGAGCCACTGCTCCGCCTGAACGCGGAGGCGAGGGACCCGGAGACGATGGCCAGGGTGAGGGACGAGGCACTGGCGATCATCAGGGCCTGA